The DNA window tgattgattctgaactgattctctgctaatgttatgagtgcgggtaaaccgagggcttgaatgaagggcaatctgacgaaacgtaagttcatttaataccaaatacatcgcaatggattatgtatccggtgaactgttttttttttttcaaccggtttattgaatcaaaccgtccgaaagaaccggttcgcggaaaagaatcgaacttcccatcactaatccacattgatatccagtgagtggtgcgtgtgtttcgtctgcaagcaggagacttctgcctgccggtgtgttgcagtaaaatgacagaaggggagacattcattaatttatcatttcaattttatgctggttttattgttacacacgcggactcgactgtactcggaatattttccgagtccaaaatgttcaagtctgtgtcaagtccgagtacaaattcacccgagtgcgtgacaagtccgagttcattcaaaattggactcgagtccggactcgagtccgagtccaagttcgagtaccccaactctactaATTCAGACATATTTCTATTTAACATAATGCTTGTCTGATGTTCTGTGACATGATGTGCTAGTGTAACTGTACGGCAAAGATACGACTGCAATTCTCATCAGAAACAAACATTGTGTCTCTTCATGTTTGTGGTTCCATTAATGAACCACAGAACACTGATATGCTTATCAGATATAATCTGCAATTATTGCATTCTTTGTATAATCACAGGCAGTGGAAAtttgattattatcagtgctgacaACAGTCATCAAATCTGTGTAGAGGATTAACATTCCTATCAGCACGTTGAAACAAATGAAATGGATAAATACAGCATAGATATGAGGTGTAAAATGCAAGCTCCATCAATATCACGTTGGAACCGCTCTACATTCTGAAGTGTCAACCTTGCACAGTTCTTCATGGTCATACACCTCCACAAAATCCTCCAGACGAAAACAACCCACCTAAATGTGTTACATTTGCACCGAACTGTCATGAACGGCAAAGTATACACTAAAACTCTTATCAGCCAGATGTGGTTTGTGGAGATGATTGAAAAGGGAACACAAAACTTACTAAACTAGAAGAGTCCAGTTTTTTTCTTCTGGCCAGGTCAGTGATGTTCTCTCCATTGTAGTTGATGCTTTCCATGCAGCCTTTGAAGTTTCTTCTACCCCCTGAGACTGGCTTCCCAGAATAAGGCATTCCTCCGAAAGTCagctacatgaaaaaaaaaaataaataaaataaaagaaatcagACATAAGTCAGAAAAACAGTATCAAAACATTGCAACCCTCCAAGACcaacacagcaatataaacaagaGAGTGGAGTAAAATGGCTGGTAAACTGAGTCACCTCCTTCATCtagtaaattgtgcacaaaaTTTTTTTCACATTAGAAATGCATATGAGTAACGCCATTTTTatgctaaaaacatgtttttgcataTACAGGgttaatttggtaacactttacattaaggttcTCTTTGTAAAGGGATTATAAAGGTGTTCATAATTAACTAataactcattttaaaatcattataaatcattatgcaattataaatacatgaataaaaagcGTGATTTTAATGCAATACCTGCCAGAGACATTTTAACTCACTTTATAAATgcttcataaatatatttattcgtAGGAAGTTCACTCAAAACCAGATTCCTGATGTATTTCATAGTGCAGCAAAAATAGACTATTATAGCAAGACAAACACATCCTGCTGTATCAggcacagccaaaaaaaaaatttaagcttGCAACAATGGATTAAAATCATACATAATTGTAAAATCAGATAGTATCTAGCTATTAAAAGTTGCTTAGTAAGTACTATTATTCAAGAAATTTCAAACAAagccccagaaaaaaaaaacactaacacttTAACAAAATAATCGGTAACACTTAAGAaaaaggttccattagttaatgttagttaatgtattaattaacatgaacaaacaatgaataatacatttattactgtatttattcatcttcgttaatgttaactaatgaaaatacagttattcattgttagttcatggtaattcacagtgcattaactaatgttaacaaccacaacttttgatttaaataatgcattagtaaatgttgaaattaacatgaactaagacttataaatgctgaaggattgttcttgcttagttcatgttaacgaaagtagttaactaacattaactaatggaaccttattctaaagtgttaccaaataatcaataaatgcaattgtttgtaaatgctgtCTGCGCTCCAGCAGAAAACGACTCACTGGATTGGATCCATTCTCAGCTCAATTAATCAgacactttcactttaattgggGTCAATTTGTCTTAGACCGACTGAGCTGTAACCAGCTCTGTAGCATCCAACAGTGCCAGGAGCGTCTGAATAGATAAGTATTGGCCCTCAGACCATATTCTTTACACTAAAAATCAATTACATTCCAATATACATTCCTCGACAGCTATTGTTAATACGCATCATTTCTGTTTGATAACATTAATATCCTGTTACACATTATCAGCGTGGATTAATCCTGTGCGAAGAAGCGGATTTTAAACCTTCTGTGCTGAAAAAATCCCTCTGCAAACAAGGTTTAGCACAGTGCAAACCTCCCTGGGACAAAATGTCTTGGTGTGACATCACACTACAAATCAGCTTGGACAAGAATTAAATTCATGCTTATTTAAATTGAGAATTCTCACAGCATTTCCTCCTCATTGTCATCCTTGTgagatgaattaaaaaaaaaaaaatttaactaccTGTTATAGGGTGAAACATTCTGGGCTTTAGCATCCTGTTAAATGAAGTTCAGAGCAATAAATCATTCACTTTCTCAGTCCTACCTCATAGTCCAGGTCAAGGTGGTCAAACTCCCCATTGGTGCGGAAGTGCTGCGTATGCTGATCAAGGGTGAAATTGACATTTCTCCTGTAGCGCTCAATTACTATAGAATGCCAATGATGATCGTCCAGCAGGCTGCCACTAGTCACAGATGTATGGCCCAGGATGGAGCCGTACTGATTACTTCCTATAGTTTATTAGACATGGGAGGCCATCGTTAATATCAAAAACACAATATCTTCACCTTCGCTGCACTCATCACACTGCATATGAGATGTTTATGCCCTCATGATAAGAAAGATAATGGGTTTTGTGTTTAACAGTCTTTAAGTATTTCTTTTCCCCCCTGCTAGATTTTTTCAGCGAGTCCAtgagatattaaagggatagttcacgcaaATGAAAATTCACCCTTCATTTTGTACCAAACTTCTTATTCTGGGGAAAATTCAGTTAAAGTCAATGGAAACCTGTGTGGTTTTGGACTCCATTGacttatatggacaaaaacagttcaaATATTCTTCAAACGATCTTCTTTTTGTGTTCTACAGTTTGGAGTCagcaagatttttatattttagaaataagtggaaaaacaaaaaagtgaaagtgacatacagccaaatatggtgacccacactcaaatttgtgctctgcatttaacccattcagattgcacacacacccggagcagtgggcagccatttaggCTGCGGcccccagggagcagttgggggttcggtgccttgctcaagggtggtattgccagcccaagactcgaacctacaaccttaggagtcatactctctaaccactaggccacgacttcccaataagtattttatgctcattcATTTGAtgaaacatacagtaaaatagaagtattgtgaaatattattacatttgaccaattttttgctttaatattttttgaaatgcatattttctgtgaaagcaaaggtgaattttcattgctgtgtcattactccagtcttcagcgtcacatgattcagaaatcaatctaataggctgatttgctgcacaagaaacatttcttaatattatcaatgttgtgaaccattgttctgcttaatatttttgtggaaactgtgatacatatttttttcaggattctctgatgaataaagcatttaaaacaaCAGCTTTTAGTTGATATAAAACTATTTTGTAACAAACATTAACATAAATGTCTTATGTTTTTGACCAAATTATTGCATCCTTGCTaagtaaactattatttttttttacatttgaataaataaaacaaatagggacccactttatattaagtggccttagctactatgtatttaaattttaattattaatttggtacaatgcacttattgtgtacatacatgtttttaaattgtacttatattaaaaaatatctgcacataattacatctgtaattaatttctgtaataattACACGTATAATTACACGTTGACcaatcccttacaccttaacacaaccttaaacttacccataccaccaaatctgtccctaaccttacctgtttcccacctcaatagcagcacaaaaaaaaaaaaagggttgcaatacaatatgaacacagtaagtacattgtatttattttttgatgtaagtacatagtagttaaggccacttgatataaagtgggaccacaaATAGTcctactaaccccaaactttttttgttttgttttgttttgtttgtgtttttttgattGTATGAGGGAAAGAACCATgacagaattaattaattaatttatttgagtgaactatccttaCCAAAGAATCAATGAGGATCAAACAATCAATTAAATAACAGAAGACAGCAGGTATATACATAACATGAAGAAATACTTAGGGcagcacattaataaaaaatacacaccaAGGTACACTCAAGTTCACCATAAACAGAGGAGATATTAGGCCTCCATATAAGATTTACCGAGGTTTATCTGCAGCAGTAGCCGGCCTCTTCTCAACTCCAAGGTAATGTAGTCACCCTGTTGCCCCTCTCCGTGAAGAATCACCCCTTCGCTCTCtgatgttttaaactttaggGCTATCACATCCTTCAAAATCTTCATCTTCTTCATTTTGAAGCGGTAAGAGATCACCCCCTGCCCATCAAAATTAATCACATCTGCCCCTGTTGATGGGAGGAAGAAAGACAGGAGGAGGAAAAGAGATTAGCACCTCTGAGGTGACTAGGTGTCATGCCCATTTTTGGCTAAATGATCGGTTGAGTGACTGTTCTATAGATTGCTTGAACGAAAGCATGGTGAAGTTCACAGAAAAACTGCGGCTGGGATCAGGTGATAAACTACAGTGAGGAAGCAGAAAATTGCAGTGGGCTATAACCTGCTGACAAAGCCTTTCTGCTTATTGCACAGTGGAGGAGGATTTTTGATCCCTGTCAAGGCTCAGAATGATGCATACCGGAAGTTATGAATGTAAATTTCTTTCACGGCATCTCTGACTCGCACTCTTGGATTCATCTCCTGCAATGACACCGCATAACCTTTGGATATATTACACAAGCTCATGGTGCCTGATGGCACTTGATTGCTTTCCAGACTGTTTTTATATCATTCAGAAGGCATGTAAAATCTGTGATCAGCATGAGAAGGTAATTATAAAGACGTCTACAGCAaccagaaaatagaaaaatacagaTGTCATCATGTTCCCTTCCACCAATAAGATTGAAGTGGCGTGTTTATTCACTTGCTTTACTGAGAGATTGATTAGGTTTGATTTGagcttaattaaaatgtaaatgatggtGCTGATTTTGCAGTAGGCTTGTGACTGCAATAACTTTGGACTGATAAGGTTTAATATGGTGGCCATAAAAGGgtaaatattagtatatatatatgtctcaTTGAAAGAAATGTAATATTCAGCAATATATACagagttataaaaatatataataaatataatatatatggctgctaaaaattcagctttgccatcacatatataaattacattttaaaataaaatagaaatacagaCTTTTTTCACTATATTAATGTACTTTTACTCTGTTATTATGTTCCTCTATTATGATCAAATGAatacagaccccccccccccccccccccaaaaaaaaaaaaaaaaaaaactaaagcaaatTAAAactctattgttttattttttatggcattatgtaAATCATAATTTATGATTGATTAGCATTATGCATAATATATGGCAACCCTCACCTCAAATAATTTTTACTTACAGTATCTGGGGTTtgtaagaattattattttttttttattaacacttttTTCAGCATGGACAATTTAATCAAAAAGGTTAAAGTACTTTTACATAGATTTTGATTGTcacaatttttaatgtttattttttttttggggggggggggcagttaaaatgtaattatgacaAGGGACGAATCATTCtaacaaaaaacataatatgatgaatatgtaaattagatacaattaaataattaattgtgggtattcaataaaacaatatacCAAAATAATAAATAGGTAGTGAATTTCAGGTCTACACTAAGTGATATTTTAAGTTAGCCATCGAGTAAGTTATTTCCATTATTTGAATGGATTTTTCATGCATTGTATGGATTTTTGAGGCATGTAAAATCAATTTGCATTAATCAGCTTCCATTAACAGTGTACATTGCACAATGATGCAACAACTGTATTTGTTGTACATGGACAAAGCAGATGAGAATATGCGTTCAGTATTATCTGTCATGTACATAATCACCAGGGGATGCCTGTAGTATGTAGCATCTACTACAAtcatgtgtgtgcgtctgtgtctAAAGTACAGTCTGCATGTGGAATTAATTCAATTCTCTCAATGCACCCTGCTGGGGACTGATTACTACACTAATGCATGAGTATGTGTGCTATGTTTGGCCAGTTGCTCTTCCACtcctcctgtctctctctctctctccactgccAATCCCCTTCACCTCCATCACGAATGCATTCATCCGTCCTCGCCCGATCAACAAGGTCAGAGCACTGCATTCATTCTCATTCTGTGCTTCATCTCCGCTGCAGGTTAGCTTATCTAACTCCCATTCTTTCTTTCTATGCACCCTTAGAAGGGCTATCTCTATTCCTTTTCTGCAcatcttatttattttcactCAACAGTCAGTGCATTCCCGTGTCTGAAGGGAAACCGAGTGGCGAAAAAGGTCCCCCcaaaaaagcatttttgtatttttgtttatattttcctGTTAGGAAAATTTGCCTAGGAACATGGTAATTGGTTATTAGCTGGTTCTGGCTGGTTTAAGATGTCATTAATAGGTTCAAGCAATGGCCCACTAGGTCACTAGGTCATTACCTAGTGTAAACTTGTTTAAGACAGCAGTTTATAACGGTCATACAAATGGTGTAAGCTGGGttaaggtggtcattagctggttTAAAATGGTCTTTAGTTGGATTAAACTGGTTTAAGATGATCATAGCCTAGATTAAGCTGATTTAAGATGGCCATcaactggtttaagatggtcatttGTTGGTGTAAGCTTAGCTGGTGCAAGCTGTTGattagttgctttaatatggtcattagttggtttaaggtggtcattagctggtgcaagctggttattagttgctttaatatggtcactagttggtttaaggtggtcattagctggtgcaagctggttattagttgctttaatatgttcactagttggtttaaggtggtcattagctggtgcaagctggttattagttgctttaatatgttcactagttggtttaaggtggtcattagctggtgcaagctggttattagttgctttaatatggtcactagttggtttaaggtggtcattagctggtgcaagctggttattagttgctttaatatggtcactagttggtttaaggtggtcattagctggtgcaagctggttattagttgctttaatatggtcactagttggtttaaggtggtcaatagctggtgcaagctgtttattagttgctttaatatggtcactagttggtttaaggtggtcattagctggtgcaagctggttataagttgctttaatatggtcactagttggtttaaggtggtcattagctggtgcaagctggttattagttgctttaataaggtcactagttggtttaaggtggtcattagctggtgcaagctggttattagttgctttaatatggtcactagttggtttaaggtggtcattagctggtgcaagctggttattagttgctttaataaggtcactagttggtttaaggtggtcattagctggtgcaagctgttgattagttgctttaatatggtcattagttggtttaaggtggtcattagctggtgcaagctggttattagttgctttaatatggtcactagttggtttaaggtggtcattagctggtgcaagctggttattagttgctttaatatgttcactagttggtttaaggtggtcattagctggtgcaagctggttattagttgctttaatatgttcactagttggtttaaggtggtcattagctggtgcaagctggttattagttgctttaatatggtcactagttggtttaaggtggtcattagctggtgcaagctggttattagttgctttaatatggtcactagttggtttaaggtggtcattagctggtgcaagctggttattagttgctttaatatggtcactagttggtttaaggtggtcaatagctggtgcaagctgtttattagttgctttaatatggtcactagttggtttaaggtggtcattagctggtgcaagctggttataagttgctttaatatggtcactagttggtttaaggtggtcattagctggtgcaagctggttattagttgctttaataaggtcactagttggtttaaggtggtcattagctggtgcaagctggttattagttgctttaatatggtcactagttggtttaaggtggtcattagctggtgcaagctggttattagttgctttaataaggtcactagttggtttaaggtggtcattagctggtgcaagctggttattagatgctttaatatggtcactagttggtttaaggtggtcattagctggtgcaagctggttattagttgctttaatatggtcactagttggtttaaggtggtcattagctggtgcaagctggttattagttgctttaatatggtcactagttggtttaaggtggtcattagctggtgcaagctggttattagttgctttaatatggtcactagttggtttaaggtggtcattagctggtgcaagctggttattagttgctttaataaggtcactagttggtttaaggtggtcattagctcgtgcaagctggttattagttgctttaatatggtcactagttggtttaaggtggtcattagctcgtgcaagctggttattagttgctttaataAGGTCACTAGTTGGTTGaaggtggtcattagctggtgcaagctggttattagttgctttaatatggtCATTAATTAGTATAAGCAACTCATTAGCAACTGTTGATCAGCAGTTGGTGTAGGCTACAATAGCAGGTAGCTAGTTTGTTACAGGTAAGGCTgtcaaattaaaaagttaatttaggaTGATGATGAATATTACTATTAGTAGAAGCAttagtattttaatattgaatattaaataataagaaaCAAAACATGTACATGATTAGACTTGCCCATCTTGAATTTCTTAACAAGAGATTTCAAAAGTTTTTATAGTCCAGGTCCAGGTCCAGCACGTCAGTTTAATCCAGCTAATGAGCAGTAAAAAaaccaaaacattattttccaaaacacaacaacaatttTAATCTGGATTTTCCGGCAGGGTGGGAATACTGGGTTTATTTATTCCACCCTATGCCCTCATAAACAAGCGTTTGGAGATGGCGGCATGTCTTTATCGGCATCTGTGATCACCAGCACAAAATGATGAAGGAATATGAGCGGTTTAACCAGCAAGGAGCAAATGTGGATGAAACACTTTCTGACAGGAAAATCACTGCAGCCAAACCCCTCTCTGCTCCTCACGAGTAGTAAAACAGCTTGAGGAATGATACGTATCTAAAGCTACCAGGCTTCATTCATACTTGTCATAAACAGAAACATTCAGAAGAGCTAGATGTCAGGTTTATTTACGCTAGCATTATTTCAATGGAAGtattataaacagaaaaaaagtctaCTATGCTTAAGATTTATCCATCTCAAggattacattttttatgaaaGGTTCAAAGAAGGttatggttttaaaaataatcaaTGGTAAAGATGGTTCTTCTAGTCTGGGTTTATATGACAGATGATTACATCACTGCAATGAGATAACTGAGTGTAATACTTCTCAAACCAATTTATGGGGATGTTAATTGAAATTTGTTATCAACATCAATTTGGCAACACTTAATATAACGAAAGTAATGAATTTGTCAAGGCTACATTCCATTTCAGAAAACAGAAGATGTCGATAgttcatagattttttttcccttgCTAGTcaaattacaatataataaaaggctagattgaaataaaaatgtaaaaggaaTACTAATGATCTGAAGCGAGTGGAATAACAACAATGCAATTAATTTACAGACATGACCTATACTGCTGACGCTCACCCTGTGAGCCACATTCAGATTTCAGGACGTTTTGACCACGCTGGAGACATCTGCTCCAAATACACATCCACTCATCTGGAAAGCTTTTCtgtttaaattcataatttgcaATGACTGATacctttcaaataaatgaaaatccaGCAAAGCTGTCtctgtaaactgattaaataaaatagcTTATCTTTTAACCACAACACCACTACTAAGAAAGTTAACCACATTAAATGTATGTTTGGTATTCAGTAAATACNNNNNNNNNNNNNNNNNNNNNNNNNNNNNNNNNNNNNNNNNNNNNNNNNNNNNNNNNNNNNNNNNNNNNNNNNNNNNNNNNNNNNNNNNNNNNNNNNNNNNNNNNNNNNNNNNNNNNNNNNNNNNNNNNNNNNNNNNNNNNNNNNNNNNNNNNNNNNNNNNNNNNNNNNNNNNNNNNNNNNNNNNNNNNNNNNNNNNNNNNNNNNNNNNNNNNNNNNNNNNNNNNNNNNNNNNNNNNNNNNNNNNNNNNNNNNNNNNNNNNNNNNNNNNNNNNNNNNNNNNNNNNNNNNNNNNNNNNNNNNNNNNNNNNNNNNNNNNNNNNNNNNNNNNNNNNNNNNNNNNNNNNNNNNNNNNNNNNNNNNNNNNNNNNNNNNNNNNNNNNNNNNNNNNNNNNNNNNNNNNNNNNNNNNNNNNNNNNNNNNNNNNNNNNNNNNNNNNNNNNNNNNNNNNNNNNNNNNNNNNNNNNNNNNNNNNNNNNNNNNNNNNNNNNNNNNNNNNNNNTTtgtaatgcaccctataatcgttgtaaaatacaacacattactctaAAAATACAacactctattgacagcgtgacattgggtccctctggcattggacaTCGCCTCTagtttatacgtggcaaactaaacacaacgaGCAAAACGCTGCGTCTCaacagaggagaaaactcaggatcttctgtcaggcaggtgtgtgatgggatactgtcaatgtcctcatcgtagttgtggcattgctatgttctattcgtgacaacatatgctctccacttctgttggcatctcacaacacttgctactaaaacaccaccaattttgaagagattggtgtctctctgaggcttgaagacgtggtgctgcagcggatcgctcctgagtacttgatctgtgtattattctggttcaaataaatatggttgtgaaaaaagttaaacgttgtctgttgatatattgaaatcgtcttccattgcaatttcctgtatgtctaaatatgtttagatcttcacagtgaaaggtaacacttaAGAAATCtatgtgtaaacaatgagtgatgtacacgcgcgagagatcacttccggcactttctgcgcttgcgcagactaagccagagcgtgtacacacgtcacatcaggaagcactcgcACCCTTAGTGGGAGGTGTCATATTCCAAATGTATTCCagtcttttagaatcaaaacttttcataatcttgacaaaacaCATAATTTTGGAAAGGTCAAGATACTATAtggtggttattttgtcatagaAGTAATATTTTggcataaaatattacatttatgtcagaaaaatgcattaaaaatattcaaCGGAATGCGATGGCTGTTTGTGGTATAACATCAAAACAAAaccttgtatttttatatcatcttcgaatttggaacacaacttatttagacatatggctttaattttatagcaagTTTAGATTAAAACATGCAGTTAAGAGGTTAAATAATTGTGTATATGATATAtccacaaaatataatattatggcATATGGCATACACTTAATATTAAGTGTTTGCAATGTaagacaaatgtttgcttttgtgattttttgaatgcagtgcttAATTTTGCAAGAGATctgaggcattttgcattttgtgtgtgcatttcttggattttttttttttttttttttaaagaggcaaagttttgaaaacgtgagcagttgaaaaaaaatgtgacaacactttctatgaagcccatatttataatacattataaaagtattctTAAGGCATTTAAGACTtaaaaccttataatatgttgtatcatctcatgaatattcaaaataaccgttttaatatattataatatttacttatttgtgtttatagcttttaagattatgatgatttataacacaatgaacacattgcatccacttttacaatggattatatttctcatagttataatgtattagaagtctcatatcttgccatttttctgatgctactttacaTAAAGCGGACAAATACCACTTATAAgtattagtagtaataataataataataataataataataataataaattctctcaaacagccatagGATCatatatcagatcagatgaatgtgctttgaagtatttttattataatatcagTTAGATTATTATggtggtaccctttagacagctgttgataagtaactctgcaactacatatcaactagtaGTCATTGGAGTATGGTCTGCTACTGTATATATGctgacactttattttgatggtcaaccaacagataaactgactgtAAGTGTCTTTGTAAGTATGTCAACTAATTCTACCATACTAGATTCaaccattcttgagcatactaatactctaatgatagttagttggcatgtagttgcaaagttgcttataggcctatttcacaaGATGGCGACCGAGACCGGAAGTAGGGTAGCGGTCGCGCCAGTGCTACGATCGCTACTCATTAAGATAATGGATTGCGAAGAGCTTGTTTTCTATCAATTATCTGCCAAAACTCAGAATTGCATATGTTGTTCgtttttttgatgattttcagGGAGGGAGATGTGAATAGATCCAAGTTGGACGAAGGCTACAAATTATTTTTGGAACAATTTACTTTTGATTATCAAGGTA is part of the Carassius gibelio isolate Cgi1373 ecotype wild population from Czech Republic chromosome B24, carGib1.2-hapl.c, whole genome shotgun sequence genome and encodes:
- the LOC128013067 gene encoding contactin-associated protein-like 2, which gives rise to MVQEHDYNSRPVPGADVINFDGQGVISYRFKMKKMKILKDVIALKFKTSESEGVILHGEGQQGDYITLELRRGRLLLQINLGSNQYGSILGHTSVTSGSLLDDHHWHSIVIERYRRNVNFTLDQHTQHFRTNGEFDHLDLDYELTFGGMPYSGKPVSGGRRNFKGCMESINYNGENITDLARRKKLDSSSLRNLTFSCVDTHTFPVFFNSTSFLQLPGRRDHNMVSVRFQFRTWNPSGLLLFSSLADGMLELSLNDGKVTAHINVTQQKNLRVDIASGVFVSLK